The Aspergillus fumigatus Af293 chromosome 3, whole genome shotgun sequence region GAGGTTCTACTGGGAGTGAGCAAGGCGTACCCATCGTCAAGTGGTATTTTGGCTTGAAGGGCCGGAAGGCCAGTGGCTCAGTCGTTGCCCAGTTGAAGTTGGGGAGCGGGGTTATGGGGGAGTATCCCTCCTCTGGAGGTTCATGTTTGGATGGGGAAACGGTCTGCCTGTGTTAGGAGTCGAGTAGGTACGAGAGGATGGCATGATGGAAAAACGGACCTTGGTCTTGCGACAGTATGTGAATGCGAATGCCAATGTCCCAATCCCCAGGACTAGGAATAAGTTGATAGATGGAGTTCTTTCGAGGTAGAGTCTCCATGACTCGATGTGATCCTGAAATCTAGTACCAGTAGACATGACCGTTTACGAAGGATGAGTCTCGCATCCCGGACATGCATGTCCATAGTTCTCGCTGTTATACTCCGTGCCAGAACATCAACCTGGAGAATGAGTCAAGAGCATATCAGCTCGGTCTGTGCCACGATTGGCGCGCGGAACCGCGGAGTAACGCCGACTCGACGACACCACCGAACAAATAAAATCATTTGTGGATGATACCGAGTACTCTGTTGTTATCATCTAAGACGCTATGCAGAGGTTCGATCGGTAGGCTAATAGTGCATTAGTCGAGCTCAGGGAGCACCGCGGATGATGACGTAGAGTTATACATACAGTACAAATACAAACAACCGCCTCAGGAGACCACAGACACAAGAACAATAAACATATGggtatcaatatcaataGGAATACACAAATCAACATTAGAAACGACAGACCTGCATTCGAGCAACCACGCCTGCAGTCGACCAACAAGCCTGGCCATCACCCATGGGTACCCGTCACcaccctctccctcctcttcacCTCCGCCTGCTCACGCACTTCCCCAGCATGCACAGTATTAACAGCCGGCCCAAGCCCCAGCACCCTCCTCGGCACCTCACTCCTTTCACTAACATTCACATTCAGGGTTGGCGCCCGAGGCCGCTGCATCCCTCTCGCCCGGCCCCCGACGACGGGGAACTCGTACGCTCCCATCCGCCAGATATACAGCAGCACGTCAAAGACGATCAGCGCCGCCCAGGGGAATATGGTGACGATGCCGAGGAAGACCTGATCCGGCCACACATTAGCATTTAGCATTTAAAATTACATTCCCGCAGCGCGGTTCAAggggaggagatgaagggaAGGGGGAGGCGTACGAAGATCCTAGCGGCCCAGCTCTCGACGTAGATTAGGTCTGGGGGGAGGATAGAGTACCACGCCATGGTTTCTCCGGGGTCTCTCTGATGTAGTTGTTGGTTGTATGGGGAGGGATGCTGTATCGTCAGGCGGGGAGCATGCGCGGAGGGGAATGCTCAGTAGACGGTGGTTCTGGATAAGGCGTTAGACTCGGGTGCAGAGACTCCTCGATTACCGCGGAGCATTCGGAAGAGATAGAACGAGTGGTAAGATCCTGGCGGATGGCAGGGGTGAGGGAGTCGATGCGGAGCTCGAGGACTCGGTTTGGTGCGGAGGAGTTACGGTGTCGTCGTGACAGGGAGACTCAGGGGTCTAGCGACAGCAACACCAATGTCAAAGTAAGGCTTTGAAAAGCATGCTCATTGATGAGAACTGCGGACTGCAAAGAGGCAAAGGGATGTTCTGATCTGATTCGGAGGAAGcaaactactccgtatgtaaGGAGAGCTCCCCCGTACCTTATCGGGCACCGGAAACCGACTTCGCCTCCGCCATCAGCCCAATCGGGAAAATGGTAAGCATACGTCAAAGTGAGAAGTCAAACCCGAACACTTCCGACGAAGTTTATTGATCGTATCCAGAAATATATAGCTAGTTTCTACCGGTTTGTCAAGCCATATTAATAAATCAAATGTCATCCAATGTGATATAGGCGTTAAAGTTCGTTAACCCGTGTCTAATGTACAGTCAAACCAAATCCCACCGAACCAGATCTACGCAAATATCAAGTGTATCAATCACCACCCCATTCAGCTGTACAAATCTGCAACTACCGCGCATGACGGTACTGCTCATACGAGGTGAAGTTGGGATCGTCCTGCTCAACAGGCCCGTATCCTCCAGTCCGCCATCGGCTCAGGGGAGCAGGTGTGATCTCGCTGGTCCCAGGTACCTGTGCCTGGCTTAGAAGCTGCTGAGACTCGCTCGCGCTCCGGTGATGATACAGACCGGTGCCCATCGCCGCACTCTCCTCACGCGAGAGAGGAGTCCGGAAGGCAGGGTGGATATCGTTCGCGATCGGGTCGTAGCCTTCGGGCATTTTCAATCCAGAGAGCGACGGCAGCGACGGCGTAGGCGACGACGCGCGGGACGTGGCCGGTGACCATTCGGCCAGGTGGCTACGCGGCGTATGGGACCGTTCAGTCATCAAGTCCTCGGGACGGCCATAGATGCCCCCACCAAACTCGTCACGGAAATCGGGACGATCTTTGAAGTAGGAGAAGTCAAGATGATTCTCGGGAACAACCTCGAAGGGGGCCGATTGGCCGGCGTCCATGGCCTTGCCCGGTTGCGTTGCTGACATGGGATCCATTGCAATGTCCGAGTATTCGCCATGGACGTCCGAGGCGCCGAGTCGACCACGATAGATTTGTTTGAGTGCATCGGCCGCCTTAGCGTGCACCATCGGGGTGATCAGAGGCTTGTACAGGGCAGGATGGCCGAACTTGGAGCTGAGCCGGTCAGACCCCTTTCTGCCCGATTTGTCGACAGCAAACGCCTCCGCATCGGTCAGGTTCGCTCGGTTGTAGTATTTGATCTCGTCGTCGAATGTCTTCATGCAGTAGAACTTGAATGCCAGCATCAGGAATGGCAGCGGAACCACACAGTAGACCATGGTCCAGGTGCCCTTGGTCTTGGCCACCAGCGCAATGACTACATTGGAGAGGATGGTCGCAAAGACCAGCCGGTTGAACAGGGCGCGCCAGAACTGGCCGCCCGATTCTGTCTTCGTCACAAACACATAGAGCAACAGATACTTCTTCAACATGGCGTCCAATCCGAAATACAACGCAGTGACGGGAAGGACGATGGGCTGCAGCGTCGCAAAACACAACGCAACGGTCgaatagaagagaaagtaGTTGTAGTAGCTCGCATAATCAAACGGCGGGGGCGCGGTCCATTCGATGGCCTGCCGGGGCGTGGGAGCGAGAAAGGTCTTGGAGAACCAAACCCAGAAGAGAGTGACCAGCTGCACGAGGTCGATGGCCGCTCCGAGGTTGCGCTGCAGCAGCCAGGTCACCCAGAAGGGAGACACTTGGCACAAGGCGCTCATGACCTTTTGGTAGAATGCGCCATCCTTGATCGCTTGCCAGGCGTCCTCGTCATGGTTCTTCGCGTCGACGACAGCGGCCACAAATGTCCATGCGGCCGAGAAGAGCGAGAAGACAATGAGGTTATTGAAGACGAAGAACGAGTACAGATGACTCAGGACGTGGCGTTCTCGCGAGGTTTTGGTCACGTCACCCGCCTTGATGGACAAGCGACGGAAGATgatcggaagaaggaggTAAACCAGGGAGGTGATGGCCGGTGAGAGGATTCCCTGGACAGCGGCCCAGACTTCCGGGTTCGCGTTGAGCGACGTCTGGAAAGCAGGCCAGACCAGACCCAGATTGGACAAGTtggacaagaagatggcgatCATGGCGTTGGGAGCGATCCACACAACGGTCAACAAAGTAGTCCAGATGAAGTTCATGAATCGTTTCCACTTGCGGGCCTGCTTGGATAACGGCAAATTCTCCCAAATGAGATCGTTGGGGCGAGGGGCCAGCTGGATCGTCGTTCCCTTGGGGTGTTTCTTTCGCGCGGTGTAGGCGACGGCATGCGCATGCTCAATCAAATCCCAGCTCACAAACCCGAACGGCATGGCATTGCGCTTGTCGATGGAGGCACGAACGTGACggatctcttcttccagacGCTGGATGCGGTCGGTGAGGTAATCAATGGCATCCACCTTGCAATCCGGATGATTGCCTCGTTGTTTTTTCGAAGGACGCATCATCGGTCGCTTGGCCGGTAGCTGGTCGGGACGCTTGAGATATTTCGCCAGAACGGACTCCAGCTGGCGCACGGTTTCCTCATGCTCCTTGATCAACACGGGGAGATCCTTGACGTTTCGGCCGATGGAGGCCCGAGGGAGAGCAGCTGTGGGGTTGAAATCATCCACAAGGCGCATAAGCGCTTCGTCTGAACGAGCCTCGTTGGGAATATCCGTAATCTACAACGGTCAGTAAATGGACGGTAACCCATCGTGCTTGGCGGGGCGTAACACACCATCAAGGTTCGAGCATGCAGACTGCGCTGATAGTCTGAGCTCTCGAAATACTTCCTCCGCAGGGCTGTTACGGCCTTGTAATTCCTCCAAAGAAAATAGGCAAGGATGATGTCGAAGGCCCAGGCGCAAATAACTTGACTCCAAATCGCCTCCGTGGTGACATAAAGCGGAGTCATGGTTGCAAACGCCGACAACGACGAGATTCCAGAACCGTTACTCTGGGTGAGATTGACCGGAATCATCACGCCGCATCCGATAATACTCAAAATGATGAAGATATTGCGGCACATCTTGGTGAAGCGCAGGAAGACGGTTGCATCGAGGCCGATGCATTCCACCAGCTCGGGCTCTCGCGTGCGCAGGACGGGTCTCATCCAGGCGAAGAAGCCCTTGCCCACTGGGGGCGGCGTATGTCTGCGATCCGCATGTTTGACTTTGGGCGCATACACAAGGGTGTGACGAGgacgaaagagggagaagaggagggcgaggaggatggagaTCCCGGCGGAGGCGCCTAGCGAAGCCCACACGGCATTGACTTGGAACTATCGGACATGAATCAGTGATTGCAGAATCGATGAGGCGGATTTGGAGTACTTACAGCCGATTTGAAAGGGTCTTGAATAAGCTTGAGAAACTGCTCAGCGCCCGACGGTTCGTCACGCGGTCGCAGAGCGAAGTGGTTCATGGTATCTAAAATCTACTGCGGCATGGACAGAGAGCGGGGCGGTGAGGGTCTCGCCAGAGAATGATTCAAAGGATAGAGGTATCTGGCAAGAAAAACGAAAGACGATATGATAGGAAACGAAGAACGCAGAGCACAGAAAAGGAACAAGACACAGAAAATAGCCAGGAGTGAGGAGAATAAAAACAGATTGAAACGGACGGATAATGAATGACTATGAATGGCGCGGAGAACAACGCAAGACAGCAGCAATCAAGAGGACAAGACCGCCTGCATGTGGGTTCGGTGGAGGCGGGCCTGGAACAAGGATTAGTTAGGCTAGATAGAGGCTAAACATCAATGGAACGGGTTCATGGTTAATGCATGTCGAAGAGGAGATACACTGTACAAAGCAGATACAGATTACCATGGAGATACTCTGGACTCTGTACACAGCAGATACCTTGGAAATAACTGATTGCTCAGATGTCTGCTGATCTATAGATCACAATCTTTGAAACCGTCAACTGACCCTTTGGCCTATACTCCGTGAGTTTTCATCGATATCCATCGGTACCTGATGACCGTACGTAATCAAATTCTTTCCCTGGTTGATGAACAGTTGGTAGCTGGTACATTCTAttacagtaaaacctcgttataacgagtCTCGATATAACGAGCGCAACCCCTTGCCTCAATTATTTTCCCATATAAATAACGAGATCCCTCGCTACAGCGAGTCTCGTTAATTTTCCCCAGCTTCCCATACAaaatctcgttatatcaaggggCTCCCTTAGCTAATATGCCACAAAGGAAGTCTATCTCAACCTCCCAGAAGGTTGCTCTACGTGCTCGAAAACGCCTCTATCCAAAGGCAACACAGAAAGAGCTTCGAGAATGGTTTAAGGATACCTATAATCATACTCTTTCATCTGGTCTTATCTCTGATATTTTATCCCGCAAATATGATTATCTTGATGCTGATTCCCTCCCTTCCCGCGATGCAAAGCGCCAACGCCGTGAGAACTGGCCAGAGCTAGAGAACGCCTTATTTAAGTGGATTATACGTGTGGAGGGACAaatatctatctctgcagagattaTACAACAAAAGGCTCAGTTTTTCTGGGAGAAGATCTACCCAGGGCAAGAGATGCCGACTTTCAGTAATGGCTGGCTTCATAACTTTCAAGCAAGGAGGTTAGTAAGATGGCATCGATAACatagagaagagggaagtgTTTCTGCTCAGGCAGATTAggagatgcttgagattaAATAGGTCTTGAGTGCTTATAGCCTTAAGGACCAGTTTAATTGTGATGAAACTGGTCTCTTTTGGAAGAAGACTCCTGCGCGAAGTCTTTCAACACGTCAACTTCCAGGtcgaaagaaagataaagcacGGATAACTGCCCTCTTTTGCTGTAATGTAGATGGCTCTGAGAAGCTACCACTATGGTTTATTGGTACGGCAAAGAATCCACGAGCTttccaagctgctggtgttAATATACGGAATCTGAATCTTGTATGGCGGAGTAATCAGAAAGCCTGGATTATAACACTAATCTTTACAGAACTCCTTCGTTGGTTTGATAGACAAATGAGTGGTTAAAATGTTGTCCTTCTTATGGATAACTTCtctgctcatcaagctgccGTGGCAGAGATTCAATCTAGTGGTTATCTACTACAGAATACTCTTATTATCTGGCTTCCTGCGAACTCTACAAGCCGATATCAGCCTCTTGATTAAGGGAttatcttctgctggaagtcATACTGGAAATGATACTGGATTCACTTTATCCTTTAAGAATTTGAGCTTAATCATGATCTAATTGCCTTAATGAATGTTCTAAAAGCAATTTGATGGGGAATCCAGAGCTGGGAATTTGATCTTTCTGGACAGGTAATCCAGAACTGCTTTAGAAAGGCTCTATATTCttaactattatattaagagCCTGTTGATCCagcagttctggatgatatAGAGAAAGCATTCTCTCTCCTTAAGGTCTCTACACCTATCCAGGACCTAATGGATATTAATACATTCCTTAACCCAGTGGAGGAAGCTATCCAGGATACTCCTGATGATATTAACAGCCAAATTCTAGCTCAGTATGggccagagcttgatgatgattccGAGGGGGAGCTTGAGGTTCTACTACAAATATCACTTGATGAGGCTCTGGAAgcattaagaaagctttGTTTATATGAGGAAcaacaggaggagggtgtttCGACCCTTATATGTGAGCTAGATAAGCATGAGTGTATCCTTTTAGGTCGAAAAGTAAGCCTGCAGACTCAGCGGGATATTCGAAGCTATTTTACAGgttgaatatatatatccttgatataacgagaacctcccTATAACGAGAAAATTGGTCTGTCTGGAATATCTCGTTATAAtgaggttttactgtatcATTACAGCATTGAGATGCACAACCGTGGTTGTTACATCAGCCATGCTTTCCCCAATCCACCGGAACATGTCATGTTTATTCTTCGACCCAATGTGCTCCTTTCCGTTGGCAgcacaaaaaaaaaaaaaaaaataagcAAAGCGGATGGAAGAGGCAATCCCAAAGGGAAGAATGATGGAACAAAAGAAGATGCCACTCCACAGTCAATCAATGATCGACCACTATGATTGGACACTATTGCACTTTTAGCTGACTGCTATTTTCGCCCACGAATCACCGATTGCCACCAGTGTCGAGTCTGGAACATTACCTCTTGGTTCGAAGTATTCTTACACGCTAGTCAGTGAGCTAGGTCTGGGTTTTATCCTTCTATGGCCAGTTCAGGCCAGATTCTGAGACAACTGAGAAGAGTCCGGCGGAGTCGCCTAATCCACACACACACAGCCCTACTCCCTACACTGGGGGTGATTGGTGCTCATCCTGATGTTGTCCAACTAA contains the following coding sequences:
- a CDS encoding putative DUF221 domain protein — translated: MNHFALRPRDEPSGAEQFLKLIQDPFKSAFQVNAVWASLGASAGISILLALLFSLFRPRHTLVYAPKVKHADRRHTPPPVGKGFFAWMRPVLRTREPELVECIGLDATVFLRFTKMCRNIFIILSIIGCGVMIPVNLTQSNGSGISSLSAFATMTPLYVTTEAIWSQVICAWAFDIILAYFLWRNYKAVTALRRKYFESSDYQRSLHARTLMITDIPNEARSDEALMRLVDDFNPTAALPRASIGRNVKDLPVLIKEHEETVRQLESVLAKYLKRPDQLPAKRPMMRPSKKQRGNHPDCKVDAIDYLTDRIQRLEEEIRHVRASIDKRNAMPFGFVSWDLIEHAHAVAYTARKKHPKGTTIQLAPRPNDLIWENLPLSKQARKWKRFMNFIWTTLLTVVWIAPNAMIAIFLSNLSNLGLVWPAFQTSLNANPEVWAAVQGILSPAITSLVYLLLPIIFRRLSIKAGDVTKTSRERHVLSHLYSFFVFNNLIVFSLFSAAWTFVAAVVDAKNHDEDAWQAIKDGAFYQKVMSALCQVSPFWVTWLLQRNLGAAIDLVQLVTLFWVWFSKTFLAPTPRQAIEWTAPPPFDYASYYNYFLFYSTVALCFATLQPIVLPVTALYFGLDAMLKKYLLLYVFVTKTESGGQFWRALFNRLVFATILSNVVIALVAKTKGTWTMVYCVVPLPFLMLAFKFYCMKTFDDEIKYYNRANLTDAEAFAVDKSGRKGSDRLSSKFGHPALYKPLITPMVHAKAADALKQIYRGRLGASDVHGEYSDIAMDPMSATQPGKAMDAGQSAPFEVVPENHLDFSYFKDRPDFRDEFGGGIYGRPEDLMTERSHTPRSHLAEWSPATSRASSPTPSLPSLSGLKMPEGYDPIANDIHPAFRTPLSREESAAMGTGLYHHRSASESQQLLSQAQVPGTSEITPAPLSRWRTGGYGPVEQDDPNFTSYEQYRHAR